The sequence below is a genomic window from Aureispira sp. CCB-E.
AGGATTTATATGCCCAAAGTAGATCAGAGAATTACGGTAAAAGGAGAGGTGCTAACAGATCAAGTTATTGCTCAGATTTATGTGCCAGAAGGATTTCCTGTTCGAGTGATTTGCAATAGCAAAACTCCAACAGAGCAGTTGCAAGATTTATGGTTACAGCAAGAAGTGTTAACTCGTCGTTTGAATTACCCTATTCGCAGGGCTATTAATGCAGATTATTATGCAGAAGTAAGCTTTCAAGAAGGGCAAATTATTGAGGCAACTGAGATAAAAGGAACCAAACGTTTTATTGCTTTGACGGTACTTGCTGATGGTCAAGAATATAAAACAGTTAGCCGAATTGGACGCTTATATGATGTAGAAGAATTGGTTAATCAAGAAGTCGTTTTTGTAGCACATAGCTTTGCAAAAGAGCTAAGAAATCGTCCCAATGAAGGTATGGTTTTGATCCATGAAAATGAAATAGGTGATTTGGTGTTGATGCAAAAGTCAGATGTACCAGATTTTCTTTTTTCTGCGGGCTTGTAGTGATTAAAGAGATTCGGAATGGCATCTTTATTTTTTTACAACAATTGTTTCCCAGCCATCGTATTCTCCATCATATTTCTTTGCTAATACTTGCAAACTGGAGGTTTCAGCACTAATATTCTCCATATCAGGCAAGCCATTTTTCCAAATTTGGATACTATATAAATTTTCTCGTTCTTCTACTTTTTTATAGCCTTCGATTGTATAACCTAGTTGCTCAAGTTCAGATATACACTCTTTTAATTTTGTTTCATCATGAAACCAAAGCCAATGATCAATTCTTCTTTTTTCTGTTAATAGATCCCCTGCATCGTAAAGAGCTTTTACAACTTTCTTATTGTACATATAACCCAATATTTCTTCACTAGGGTATAAAAATTCAGTATAAGCCTTCCATTCAATGTCCTCTTTAATGGTGATCTGCGATTTAAAGCCAGGGTAATTTTTTTTATAAAATTTTTGAAGCTTTTTCTCTAAGTTCTTATCTGATTTGATATAATAATATCCTAATCTTTCATAATTATATGTAAAACTGCCAACATAGATAATTTCAAAATGCTTTTTTAATAAAGCTTCTAGTTTATCATTTATCTCATAAAGCGTTTGAAGCATCTCCTTGTCGGGAAACCCATCTTCTCTATTGCTTTTGTAAGTAACGCCTGTTATTAATAACTTAGAGTATTCTTTTAATGGAGCTTTTTCTATTAAGTCCATTCGCAATATTGTAGAACCGGGGTTGTCATCTTCGTAAGCAGCCATATAAGCATCCCAAGTTCCTTCATCATCTTGAGCAGATAGAAGAAATGTAGAAAAAAGGCATAAGACTGCAAGGAAAATAGTTTTCATAGGTTTAGATTTAGCAATAGTTCGTTGAAACCACGGAGTAGTGGCGAAGCTAATTAACGAACTACTAATTTAAGATAGACAGAATATTGTAACGATAATTTTTTTTAAGGATTCTCAGAGTTTAAATAAATCTGTTTTGCCTTCAATTCAAGAATATTTGATATTAGGTGTAAATGTAACAAGATTTTGAATTTTCCAAATCAAAATTTTAACAACTGGGCTCTTTAGAGGGATCTAAACATATAAAAAGGCAGCGAAAACAATTTCAACTGCCTAATATATGGATCGTTAACATTTTAAAAAAAATAGCAGCGCTATAACAAATCTCCCATAGTATCAACATCAATAGAACCATGCGAGGCATTATAAATAGCTTTTCCCTCTTTGACTAGAATCATTTGAGGCGATTGATGCTCTATATTTAGTTGATCTGCAATAGCGTTCGACACATCTCTGTGGGCGATTAAATCCAAGTAATAAGCGTCAATATCCAAATCCCAAAAACGTTCTACACTCTTTTTAGCCATCAAACTAACAGAGCAACGTGTACTGTGCTTGAATAGGGCAACAGGTTGTTCATAAGAGGCTTTTAAAGCAGTTTCTAGATCATTGATATTGTTAAGCTCTTTCCATTTCATTGACTTATTGGTTTTAAATGCGATACGCTGTGATAAAAAGTTCTGATTTTCTTGATATAGTACTGTACTGGCACCTAAGGAGTGTAGCAAGTTAATCAACGAAATACTACGATAAAGTATCTAGTAATAATTGAAATTCTGATTTGAATCAGAATGGATCTACTGTCTTTTATTAGACATTATTACGAATTAATTTGTATGGCTAAAAAATAGCATTTTCCAATTTCTCTGCGTTGAAAAAAGACTCAAAGCCCTACGAGTATGCTCGTTTTTTTCGCCTTGATAAATTGGAAAATCAGTATTTTTATTAAAAAATAAACAAGACACTATACAAAGATACGCAAGTATTTTTAATCTTTGTAAGCATAATTATAACAAAAATAAAATAGAAAGGTTTTATAAAATTATTAGAGCGAAAATGGATTACGTTGAAATTGGACGTTTTAGAAAACCACATGGTTTAAACGGTGAAATCAAAGGAGATATTGACGAGCGTTTTTGGAATGATGTGGCAGATGTAGAGGCGTTTTTTGTTGAAATTAAGGGCGAAAAAACACCTTATTTTATTGAGTATTTGAGAGGGAAAGGAACCCTGATTTTTAAGTTTGAAGATATTGATACCAAAGAAGCGGCAAGCCTATTCACTAGTCAGCCGTTATATTTGCGTCGAGACGATATTTCTTTGACAGAAGAAGAAATTAATGACACAGGATTAGAATTTGGCTACTTAGAAGGCTATGAGTTGCACTTAGAAGCTATTGGGAAAGCTGGAGTTATAAAATATGTCGATGAGTATCCTCAGCAAGAAATGGCAACTGTGCACGATGGTGAAAAAGAAATTTTAGTCCCTCTGAGAGCAGCTTGGATTATCTCTGTTGATAAAAGTGAGAAAGTTGTCATCATGGATTTACCAGAAGGGTTGTTAGATATTTAAGAACAGAATGGTTTTTAATTTCTATATGTGAAATTTTATATTGCTAATGATTGAAATGACTAAAAACAAATGACGCTATTTACCTTGAGTTTAATTTGGATTGGAACCTCCTCTTTGTATTCTTTTGTAAGAATGGGGTGGGACAAACAAAAAGCAAATCAAAAAGAATGGCGAACTTCTGAAAAACACTTCTTTATTGCTGCTGCGGTTGGAGGAAGTCTAGGGGTATTGTTAGGCATGCAGGTTTGGAGGCATAAAACGCAAAAATGGGCGTTTAAATTGCCTATTTATGGTATTGTTACCATTCAATTAATACTATTGTATTTCTATTGGTTTGTATGGCAATAAAAAATTAGGCGATATAACGTTATGGTTGGTTATATCGCCTAGAGTAAAAATCACCTATTCTATTGAATAGGATTTCCTTGGTCGTCAATCATATTACCTTCAATACTCCAAGCAAAATCTAAGGTGACGGTGCTTTTAAAGTAAGGAGCTTGCATATCAACATATTGATCGGCAACATAGCCCGCACCACCTTGTACGGTAGCCTGTATATGGCAGCTCATGCAGTTGGTTTGCATACCCCAGTTGTTTAAATTACCTTGAATTTTGGCATAATCTGGACCATAGGTATCTGAGATGACTTGATTACCATGTGTAAATTGGCTACTAGAAAAACCAGCTTCTAAATAAGGGTTGTAAGCATAAACAGAAGTTACATCTTGATTGGAACCCCCTGTGTCTGGCTGTGCTTTTTGCACCATATTATAAGCAACAGCCATTGCGTAATGATTTGCTGCGGCATCTAATCCCGCATTAGTTCTAAGCCCTGCAATCAAAGGAGAACTTGGTGTCTGTGGTTGATCTGCATTTTCAGACCACCAGAAAGTTTGCCAAGTCCAACGAACGTTTTCTTTAGAAGTCACATGCATACCAACTAAAATAGCATAGTTCCCTTTTTGAGGGTTTTCACCAGGCAATTGAGGATTGTTTTTAATTTCAGCAGCTTGTGTAGAGTCTATTCTAAAATGAATAAAGTCATTGATCGAATAGATACGATTGGCAACATCCGTTTGACCATCAATCGTAACTTCTACTGTGTTTCCCCAATCAGAGGGTCTCCAAGAGCGTTCATTGTTACCACCTTCACCAGGCCAGACTTGCAAAACATAGTTCCCAGTAGCAGGATTAATCGTATCTAGGGTAGAGAACACTGGTTTTAAGGCAATGCCACCCAACGGAAATTCTGGAATAGCAGCCAACTCACCTTCTTTTTTATAACTTTCTAAAACAGATTTATAAAACAGCTTCTTTTCGTAAAGATGTTCTGCGGCTGCGGGATCGTATTTTACAAAACCAAGCACACTAGCATCTGAAGGGTCCATTTTGTTGCTTCCATGTGTAAATTGGTTGAAATGCGTCAGTTTACCTCTATTGCGTTTTACATGGATTAATTGCGCATCCGAATTTTTATTTTTTAAGTTATACGCATTGATAATGTCTTCTGGAGTGTACCAAGTTTCAAAACGCCTTAATGGTTGACCATCGTGTATTTCGGAGGTTATTTCTGTTAAAGCTTGCCACAGCCCCCAACCGTGTTGGATAATACTTTCATTAGTTTCTAAATTATTGCCATCAACTTCAGATTTTAAAACCCAACCGTTGACAGTAGTAGAATCTGTCGGAAATGGCTCACCTGTGCTTAGTGTTGCTGGCATTGGAACAGGTGCAAAGCCATTGGCAGTTAATGTTAGTTTAGGAGGAGGAGTTTCCTTATTGGGTTTTTCTGGAGTTTCGTTGCAAGCGGCTAATGCTACAAATAGAAAAAATAGTGCGCTTCCGATTTTAATTGTGATGTTGTTCATAGTAGTTGGTTGTTGGTTGAAGAATAGGTGGTTGGGTTTTAGTTATCTAGTTGTTAATAAGTAGTATATGTATTGTTAAAATAATAAAAATATACTATACTATTATTAGTAGTTGGTTGATTTTTTACTTCTCTTAGCAAAAACCCAAGAAAGTTTATTTGTATTTAGTTGATAATTAGTGTTTTATGTTTTAAGTGTTATCGATTTTTAATCGATTAATTATCAGTATGTTAGAACAGTGAAGGTCTGTTTTATATTTGAGATGTGGTAGGAGAAAAATACTTGTTTTGGAAAAGTAGGTATTTTTACGGAGTGTGTCAGAAATAAAAAAGCCCTGTCTCTAGTGAGGCAAGGCTATGAAGGATATAATGTATTTTTATTTAAGTAAGTGGGCAGAAAAAAATATAGCTAAAAAAATAGACTTATTTTTAGTGCTAGTCAAAGAGAAAAAGTGCAGATTTACCTGCGGTGCTACTGCGTGGTAGCGGGCTAAAGCAAGATGTTTCGATGAAGAGTAGCGCAAAAAGAAGGTTGTTTTTTATATAGTTTTTTCTGAACGATTATTTATTAGAGCAATAAACAAGAACTTTATTTAAAAGCATCTAGCTGCTCACAAGTAGTTCTAACCAACTCTGATTTGTCGGATAAACAACTACGTTTTACTTTTTTAGAGCTAGTAGATTTTACTTCGGTGCAAGTACAAAGTCGAATAGCCTCTTGGTCATTGGCGAGCAAATCAAGTACCTGTTTGTCTGAAAGAGGAAGCAATGTGAGTAAAGCTCCAAGACGGATATCAAGAGAGTTGTTGGTATCATTAAAAGCAGCTTTTGCTGTGGTAGCTTGGGATTCGAGCTGTCTATCAATATCGTGATCTGCTAAATTAAATTTAATTTCTACAGGTGTTTTAGAGCTGTTATAACTGCATTTCCATATCTCATAAGTCCCTTTGTACTGTCGATTGCCAACATGAAGGAATTGACCTTTATCATCACGAATATTTTTAACAATCAATTCTTGTTCTGTAATTGTTTTAACCTCATATTCTTTGTGGGCAACAGTGCTACTTAGATAGTTTTTGGGAAAATCTAAATGATTAATAAA
It includes:
- a CDS encoding DUF695 domain-containing protein; this translates as MKTIFLAVLCLFSTFLLSAQDDEGTWDAYMAAYEDDNPGSTILRMDLIEKAPLKEYSKLLITGVTYKSNREDGFPDKEMLQTLYEINDKLEALLKKHFEIIYVGSFTYNYERLGYYYIKSDKNLEKKLQKFYKKNYPGFKSQITIKEDIEWKAYTEFLYPSEEILGYMYNKKVVKALYDAGDLLTEKRRIDHWLWFHDETKLKECISELEQLGYTIEGYKKVEERENLYSIQIWKNGLPDMENISAETSSLQVLAKKYDGEYDGWETIVVKK
- the ytxJ gene encoding bacillithiol system redox-active protein YtxJ → MKWKELNNINDLETALKASYEQPVALFKHSTRCSVSLMAKKSVERFWDLDIDAYYLDLIAHRDVSNAIADQLNIEHQSPQMILVKEGKAIYNASHGSIDVDTMGDLL
- a CDS encoding ribosome maturation factor RimM; this translates as MDYVEIGRFRKPHGLNGEIKGDIDERFWNDVADVEAFFVEIKGEKTPYFIEYLRGKGTLIFKFEDIDTKEAASLFTSQPLYLRRDDISLTEEEINDTGLEFGYLEGYELHLEAIGKAGVIKYVDEYPQQEMATVHDGEKEILVPLRAAWIISVDKSEKVVIMDLPEGLLDI
- a CDS encoding DUF1294 domain-containing protein, yielding MTLFTLSLIWIGTSSLYSFVRMGWDKQKANQKEWRTSEKHFFIAAAVGGSLGVLLGMQVWRHKTQKWAFKLPIYGIVTIQLILLYFYWFVWQ